One Flagellimonas sp. CMM7 genomic region harbors:
- a CDS encoding S9 family peptidase: MKTTLKGIIVLLFLGQIAFGQTKSNLELIDIFNMEYVSDPQISPDGNKIIYVRNFKDVMTDRNLSNLWMVNFDGSNNRPLTTGNQNDFSPRWSHDGKKIVFMSNGEDSKMKLYLMWMDTKETAPLTNTPKAPGQISWSHDDRYVAFNMFVPKKEESIIKMPAKPEGAKWNKPPTYINKLNYRGDGQGYIKGGNMQLFTLPITGGTPKQLTNTAYDHGKPIWSKDGSKLYFSANFNPDEAFEPNNSEIYELNLANNKVTALTDRYGPDQSPTLSPDGTKIAYTGLDDKLQGYQLNKLYVMDVSGGNSKQVSNGFDRNIGNIQWAKDGKGLYFQYDDKGDTKIGHMTLSGSITTKVEGLGGLSLGRPYNAATYTVSNSDKLAYTLGNTQHPADLGVYDKKSSKRVTFVNDDLFSFKNLGDVEEIWWESSYDQRKIQGWVVTPPNFDPSKKYPFILEIHGGPFASYGSVYSAEIQAYAAAGYVVLYCNPRGSTSYGEEFGNLIHHDYPNHDYEDLMSGVDAVIKKGSIDDKNLFVTGGSGGGVLTAWIVGKTDRFKAAVVAKPVINWTSFVLYADGAAFFSKYWFGKKPWEDPENYFRRSPLSYVANVTTPTMLLTGEEDYRTPIAESEQFYTALKLEGVETAMVRIPGASHGIANKPSNLIAKIAGILAWFEKYKKPE, from the coding sequence TTGAAAACAACTTTAAAAGGTATTATAGTCCTCTTGTTTCTAGGACAAATTGCGTTTGGTCAAACCAAATCCAATCTTGAACTTATCGACATTTTTAACATGGAATATGTTTCTGACCCGCAAATCTCTCCGGATGGAAACAAAATTATCTATGTCCGAAACTTTAAAGATGTCATGACTGATAGGAATCTTTCCAATCTTTGGATGGTCAATTTTGATGGTTCCAACAATCGCCCTTTGACCACGGGAAACCAAAATGATTTCTCCCCCAGGTGGTCTCATGACGGAAAAAAAATAGTTTTTATGTCCAATGGTGAGGATAGTAAAATGAAACTATATCTTATGTGGATGGATACCAAGGAGACTGCTCCATTGACCAATACCCCAAAAGCTCCAGGACAGATTTCATGGTCCCATGATGACAGGTACGTAGCCTTCAATATGTTTGTGCCCAAAAAAGAAGAGTCTATAATAAAAATGCCGGCAAAACCTGAAGGTGCTAAGTGGAACAAACCTCCAACTTATATTAACAAACTAAATTACCGTGGAGATGGTCAAGGCTATATTAAAGGAGGAAACATGCAGCTCTTTACACTACCAATAACTGGAGGTACACCAAAACAATTGACAAATACAGCCTATGACCACGGCAAACCAATTTGGTCAAAAGATGGAAGCAAACTATATTTTTCGGCTAATTTTAATCCTGATGAAGCCTTTGAACCGAACAATAGTGAAATATATGAGTTGAATTTGGCAAACAACAAGGTTACAGCGCTTACCGATAGATATGGCCCGGACCAATCACCTACACTATCTCCAGATGGAACTAAAATTGCCTATACAGGACTTGATGACAAATTGCAAGGATATCAACTAAATAAACTTTATGTTATGGATGTTTCTGGAGGTAATTCCAAGCAAGTATCCAATGGTTTTGATAGAAACATTGGCAACATTCAATGGGCAAAAGACGGAAAAGGGCTGTATTTTCAATATGATGATAAAGGGGATACCAAAATTGGTCATATGACTCTTTCTGGTTCTATTACTACCAAAGTTGAAGGTTTGGGAGGATTATCCCTAGGTAGACCATATAACGCAGCCACATATACTGTTTCCAATTCAGATAAATTGGCTTATACCTTAGGCAACACCCAACATCCTGCTGATTTAGGGGTCTACGACAAAAAGAGTTCTAAAAGAGTAACTTTTGTCAATGATGATTTGTTCTCATTTAAAAATCTAGGGGATGTAGAAGAAATCTGGTGGGAGTCATCTTATGATCAAAGAAAAATTCAAGGTTGGGTCGTAACACCACCAAATTTTGACCCGTCTAAAAAATATCCCTTTATTCTAGAGATTCATGGAGGCCCTTTTGCCAGTTATGGTTCTGTGTACTCCGCGGAAATCCAAGCCTATGCAGCGGCAGGTTATGTAGTGCTATACTGTAATCCACGAGGGAGTACAAGCTATGGGGAGGAATTTGGCAACTTGATTCATCATGATTATCCTAACCACGACTATGAAGATTTAATGTCCGGTGTAGATGCAGTAATTAAAAAAGGCTCAATAGATGATAAAAATCTTTTTGTTACCGGTGGTAGCGGCGGTGGCGTGTTAACAGCATGGATTGTTGGTAAAACAGACCGATTTAAAGCAGCTGTAGTGGCTAAACCAGTAATTAACTGGACAAGCTTTGTTCTTTATGCAGATGGTGCTGCCTTTTTCTCTAAGTATTGGTTTGGCAAAAAGCCTTGGGAAGATCCGGAGAACTATTTTAGACGTTCTCCCTTATCCTATGTGGCCAATGTAACAACGCCGACCATGTTGCTTACTGGAGAAGAAGATTATAGAACTCCAATTGCCGAGTCAGAACAATTTTATACGGCCTTAAAACTTGAAGGTGTGGAAACTGCAATGGTTCGTATCCCTGGCGCTTCTCACGGTATTGCAAATAAACCAAGCAATCTTATTGCAAAGATTGCTGGTATTTTGGCTTGGTTTGAAAAATATAAAAAACCTGAATAA